DNA from Deinococcus reticulitermitis:
TGCTCGCCCGCGACCCCGCGCGGCTGCACCGCCGGGACGACGCCCTCTTCGCGCTGCGCGGCGACGCCCGCTCCCATGAGGATGTCGCCCGGCTGCTGAGCGGCGCGGACGTGGTTCTGAGCACGCTCGGCCCGGTGCGGGGCGAGAGCTCCGGAGTGATGGAGACGGCGGCCCGCACCCTGGTGGACTTGATGACCGAACTCGGCCTCACGCGGCTGATCACCCTGACCGGCGCGGGCGTGCGGCAGCCCGGTGACCGCCCCAAACTCGCTGACCGCCTGATCCGCCGCGCGCTCGCCACCCTGCAAGCCGACGTGCTGCGCGACTCGGAGGCGCATGTGCGCACCGTCACCGTCAGCCCGCTCGACTGGACGGTAGTGCGCGCGCCGATGCTGCGCGACGGCCCGGCTAGGCCCGTGCGCGCCGGGATGGTGGGCGACATCGGCCCCCAGATCAGCCGGGCGAGCGTGGCCGACTTCATGCTGCGCGAGGTGGAGGCCGGGCGCTGGATTCGGCAGGCCCCTGCGATCAGCAATTGACACAGATCATTAGGGGGTCCAGGAGCAGCGGGGGGCGACACATGGTCAGGGGTAGGCGAGGTTTGCGCTGCGCCAAAACGCGGACGCGGGACGCCCCTGCAAGGCCTAGACTTCCGTTATGCGAACCACTGGGGGACCCGGCTTGTAGCGCGGCTCAAGGAACGCGCTACATATGGCAAAACACAGTTGGGAGCGTGCTCGCTGGAAACGGCGGGAAGCGCAGAAACGGCTGGCGATCGGTGGACGCTGGGTGGGTTTTCTGTGGCCGAGCCTCCCACACAACGAGGACGACTGGCGAAGGTCAAGCAGCTACGTTCAACGGCGTTTGGAATGCTCTGTGCATCGCCGCATGAGCGAGGCCACACGGATCAAGCGGCGAGCCGGGCGGGAAATCTGCCGCCTGCATACGCTGCAGAAACGCGACGAGGCCGACAACCTCGACCCGCAGCCCAAGCGTCTCGGGGTGATGTGGGACATCTGGTAGGCCGCACCGCGCCTGCATAACCTTGCATCCCCCTTGTCCTCCGGGGCGTGCCATACTCCCTTTCTGGAATGCCCAAGCGTACTGACCTCCAGACCATCCTGATTCTCGGCAGCGGCCCCATCCAGATCGGGCAGGCGGCCGAGTTCGACTATTCGGGCACGCAGGCGCTCAAGGCGCTGAAAAAAGAGGGGTACCGCGTCGTGCTGGTGAACTCCAACCCGGCGACGATCATGACCGACCCCGACCTCGCGGACGCCACTTACCTGGAGCCGCTGACCCCGGAGTTCGTCCGCAAGGTGATCGAGAAGGAGCGTCCCGACGCCCTGCTGCCCACCCTGGGCGGGCAAACGGCGCTGAACCTGGCGATGGAGCTGAACGCCAACGGCACGCTTGAGCAGTTCGGCGTCGAGCTGATCGGCGCGAACGCCGAGGCCATCCACAAGGGCGAGGACCGCGAGGCGTTCCAGGCCGCGATGAAGAAAATAGGCGTGGAGACGGCGCGGGGAAAGATGGTGCATTCGATGGAGGAAGCCGTCGAGTACCAGGGGGAGATCGGCCTCCCTATCGTCATCCGGCCCTCCTTCACACTGGGCGGCACGGGCGGCGGCATCGCGCACACCTACGAGGACTTCCTGACCATCACGGAAGGCGGCCTGCGGGACAGCCCCGTGAACTCGGTGCTGCTCGAAGAGAGCATCCTGGGCTGGAAGGAATACGAGCTGGAGGTCATGCGCGACCACGCCGACACGGTGGTCATCATCACGAGCATCGAGAACTTCGACCCGATGGGCGTGCACACCGGCGACTCGATCACGGTGGCCCCGGCGCAGACCCTCAGCGACGTGGAGTACCAGCGGCTGCGGGACCAGTCGCTCGCCATCATCCGCGAGATCGGGGTGGATACGGGCGGCTCGAACATCCAGTTCGCGGTGGACCCGCAGAACGGGCGCGTGATCGTGATCGAGATGAACCCGCGCGTCAGCCGCAGTTCAGCGCTGGCGAGCAAGGCGACCGGCTTTCCCATCGCCAAGATCGCCGCCCTGCTCGCGGTGGGCTACCACCTCGACGAGCTGCCGAACGACATCACCCGGAGCACGCCCGCCTCCTTTGAACCCAGCATCGATTACGTGGTGACCAAGATTCCGCGCTTCGCCTTCGAGAAGTTCCCCGGCACCCCTGACGCGCTGGGCACCCAGATGCGCTCCGTGGGCGAGGTGATGGCGATTGGCCGCACCTTCAAGGAAAGCGTGCAGAAGGCGCTGCGGAGTGTGGAAAGCGACGTGCGCGGCGTGTTCGCGGCTATGTCGGACGACGAACTGCGCGGCCTGCTGTACGGCAACCCGCGCCGCCTGGAGGCCGTGCTCGAACTCCTGCGGCGGGGCGAGGGCACGCCCGCCATTCACGACGCGACGAAAATCGACCCCTGGTTCCTCTCCCAACTTCAGGAGATCGTGGACGCCGAGAAGGAAATCCTCCACCTCGGCCCCATTGGCGAGTGGAAGTACGAAATCTGGCGCGAGGTCAAGCGGCTGGGCTTCAGTGACGCGCGGCTGGGCGAACTCGTGGGGCTGGGCGAGCTGGAGGTGCGCGAACTCCGCAAGGCGGCCAAAGCCACCCCGGTCTACAAGACGGTGGACACCTGCGCCGCCGAGTTCGAGGCGTATACGCCCTACCACTACTCGACCTACGAGTGGGAGGACGAGGTCACGCCGACCGACAAGCCCAAAGTCGTGATCCTGGGGAGCGGCCCCAACCGTATCGGGCAGGGGGTGGAGTTCGACTACGCGACCGTCCACGCCGTCTGGGCGCTGCAAGAAGCCGGATACGAGACGATCATGGTCAACTCGAACCCGGAGACGGTGAGCACCGACTACGACACCGCCGACCGCCTGTACTTCGAGCCGCTGACCTTCGAGGACGTGATGAACATCGTCGAGCACGAGAAGCCCGTGGGCGTGATCGTGCAACTCGGCGGGCAGACGCCGCTGAAACTGGCCCGCAAACTGGCCGACGCGGGTGCGCCCATCATCGGCACCAGCCCCGAGACCATCCACGAGGCCGAAGACCGCGCCAGTTTCAACGCCCTGTGCGAACGCCTGGGCCTGCCGCAGCCGAGGGGCAAAGTGGCCGAAACGCCCGCCCAGGCGCGGGAACTCGCCGCCGAACTCGGCTTCCCGCTGATGGCGCGGCCCAGTTACGTCCTCGGCGGCCGGGCCATGCGCACCGTGCGCAGCATGGATGAACTGACCACCTATCTGGACGAGGTGTACGCCGCCGTGGAAGGGCAACCCAGCATCCTCCTCGACCAGTTTCTGGAAGGCGCACTGGAACTCGACGTGGACACCCTCTGCGACGGGGAACGTGCGGTGGTCGCGGGCATCATGGAACACGTGGAAGCCGCCGGGGTGCACAGCGGGGACAGCGCGTGCGTCCTGCCGCCCGTGAACCTGAGCGCCGAACTCACCCAGCGCGTGAAGGCCGACACGGAACGCCTCGCGCTCGCCCTGGGCGTCAAGGGCCTGATGAACGTGCAGTGGGCCGTGAAGGACGGCGTGGCGTACATCCTGGAAGCCAACCCCCGCGCCAGCCGCACCGTGCCGTTCGTATCCAAGGCCGTGAACCACCCACTCGCCAAGAGTGCCGCCCGCATTGCCGCCGGGCAGACGCTGGAGCAGATTGGCCTGCTGGAAACGCCCACGCCGCGCATGTACTCGGTGAAGGAGGTTCACCTGCCGTTCCTGAAATTCAAGGACGTTTCCCCCGTGCTGGGGCCGGAAATGAAAAGCACCGGCGAAAGCATGGGCATAGACAGTGACCCGTACCTGGCGTTCTACCGGGCGCAACTCGGCGCGAAAAACTACCTGCCGCTGGAGGGAACCGCCCTGCTCATCGGGGACGGACTGGACGACGTGGCCGGAATGCTGCAAGGAGCCGGATTGAAAGTTATTCGGGAGCAGAACGGCGACCAGTTGCCTGACCTGCTGATTGACGTGACCGGCTCGGCGTTGCTGCGAACCGCCCTGGAACGCGGCGTGCCGATTGTCAGCACGCGAGAAGGCGCGGAGTGGACGGCACAGGCGATTAAGGCCGCCGTGGGCACGGAGCTGGGTGTGAAGGGATTGCAGGAGTGGGTGGAAGCGTAATATGGTATTAGAAATACGCTTGTGACGTAATTCAAGACGTTATATCCTGTCCTACACTATTTTTTAGGGAGATAAGCCGTGCCAGATACCCATCCTGTCTCTACAGCCCTAGAGGGCTTCCCAAAAACAGCCACGCCTATTCACGTATCACTTTCTAATGAATTGGTCGTTTTGTTATCCGATCAACTTTACCAAACTCCGACTAAAGCGATTGAGGAGTTGGTAGTGAATGCATATGATGCTGGCGCAAAAGAGTGTCGTATTTCTGTGCCAGACATTAACGTGTCTAGTCGAGAGCCATATTCAAACTTTGTCGCAATATTTGATGACGGGATCGGAATGGATGCCGATGGTTTGTCAAATCTGTGGCAAATTGGGCGGAGTTTTAAGAAAACGGAAGAAGTAAGCAGAAGGTTTATTCGAAAACAGATTGGACGATTTGGAATTGGCAAGCTAGCTACCTATACAATAGCCAACAGACTGACCTACATATCGAAGTCCCACGGCAAGACTCTTGCAATGTCGGTCGATTTCTCTGAGTTTCTACCCTCGGAGTCTGGGTCAGTTAGGCCAGTCGAATTACCGGTTAGAGAGATCGTAGATTGGCAGAAGTTTAAAATTACAATTCAGACTCAGCTAGACGCCTGCGGCGTAGGAAGTGAGATAGAAGATGCTGAGTCTTGGACATTGGCAGTTTTGGAGGACTTGAAGCCCGTAAAGTTGAAACGCTTGAAGTACGGAACACTTGAATGGGTATTGCGCACAGCAATGCCACTAGGAATAGACTTCAACCTCTTTTTAAATTCCAATAAAATTGAAAGCTCAAAAGAAGATTATAAAAAGGTTGTTGAATTTAAGATCTCTGATCTTCCCAAAAAACGTCTTGAGAATCTTCAGGAGGCAACTAAAGTTGATTGGACGATTGTTGATCAGGGCTTAAAATCAGAATTCTTCCCCTCGGGAATCTTTGGAACCATTTTTGTCACCGAAAGAACATTAATTGGAAATAAGAGTGAAGATATAGCACGGAGTCATGGGTTTTTTATCAGAGTGAATAAGAGGCTCGTGAATCTAAGCGATCCCCTATTTATTGATCAAGCCCTTATGCATGGAGTCTTTAACCGATTTCGCGCCGACATTGATGTTGATGATCTGAATACGGAAATCAAGGCCAGTAGGGAAAGCTTCGAAGAATCGCAACTCAAAGATATCTTAAAAATCGTACTCAGAGAGATATTCAATGAGGCCAGCGGCAGGTATAATGAGTTCCTGGCAAAGAGCGCCTCTGATGGAAAGAAGATGGAAGGCAAGAAGGAGCTTATAGCTCCACAACTTGTTGAGATTCCCCTAGCCGATACTATTGCGGAACAGAGTGACATTAGCGGCCAGACCGACGCTGATGGAAATTGGTTTTACGTCGGGATCAAGCCAGAAATGGTAAAAGATGAGCTTGTTAAGACTCTTTACTCGTCACGTACGCAAGGATATAAATACAGATACACTGCGAGTGGAGCGACAGAAAGAATTGTTAAGCTTGATCCGATTGATCGTACATTTTGGATAAATTCTGACCACGAGCTCGTTAAAGAATATGCGGAAGGCGCAACAAAATTATTTTTGGAAGATTTTGTAACTGCTGAAACAATGCTTGAAATATACTTAAAGGAAGCTAAGATAGGGACTCATATTATTGGAACGCTCCTTGAAAGACGTGATCAACTACTACGCAGTCTTGTTAAAGATCACGCCTTTTCTTCAAAAAATATCGCCCAATCTTTGCGAGAAGCTGGTTCGGACGAAAGAGAGCTTGAAGTTCTCCTCGTCGTAGCAATGCGAGCGCTTGGCTTCGTCGCCAAGCATATTTCTAATGCCGGAGAACCAGACGGAGTGGCTCGATTTAACGACATACCAAATGGTGAACGCAAAATTACCCTTGAGGCTAAATCTTCGATAGGAACGCCACAACTCTCTGCTTTGGACTTTGCAGGGTTGAGAGAACACATGGTACGTGAGGGCGCTCAGGGTTGCCTCCTCCTAGCGCCTTCCTTTCCTGGAGCAACAAAGCAAGATTCTGCCGTGGACGTAAGAGCAAGTCAGCAGAATATCTCCTGCTGGCATGTAGAAACATTGGCGAAATTTATAGATGCAGCGGATAGCCATCATCTAAATGCTCGTGATCTACTAAATATTGTCCTAAAAGTGTATGAGCCGGACGAAGTCGATAATGCAGTTAATAACCTTATCTCTAGTGAGCGGAGGGACAAGACTGCTCTCTATACTGCGATTATCAGGTCTTTGAAGAGCATGGAGTCGCGTATGACGGATTCACCTAGAAATTCTTCAATGATTACAACCTCTATATCTTTTCAGTCAGGCTTTGAAGACATTAAGCAGAGCGAAGTTGATAACGCCCTGCGTGAACTATCAAACGCAAGTCAAGGCTATATGATTTATACTAAGGAAAATATCATTATCCTAAACGTGTCGGTTGATGAATTGGAAGCACGGTTGCACAACATGACAAAGGGTGACGTAACACCGCGCAGAATAAGCAATTTTAGGGAGAAGGAAAATTAAGACGCCCAGGAAAAACTCAATTATAGTTGGAGATGTGATCGAGCATCTTAAAACGATAAGGGACAATTCGTTTGATCTTTCTGTAACTTCCCCGCCATATAACAAGAGGATTACTACTCGTGGCTGGCTAGTGAGAGATGTAAAGTATAGTCACTCTGATGACGCTATGCCAGAAGAAGACTATCAGAGGTGGCAAATTGAGTTTTTAAATGAAATGTATAGAGTTATGAAACCTGGCGCATCGCTGTTTTATAATCATAAGCTTAGATGGCTTGATGGGAAGTTACACCACCCGTTCACCTGGATTTCTTCTACTGAATGGAATATCCGCCAAGAAATTATATGGGATCGGGGTATCGCTGCCAATATGCGCGGATGGCGATTTTGGCAGCTCGATGAACGCATATATTGGCTTTATAAGCCACAAAAAGATGGTGACGTTGGCAAAGAGCTTCTCTCTAAGCATGCCAAAATGTCATCTATTTGGCGTTTTCCTCCTGAGCCTCGAAAAGAAAACCATCCAGCCCCATTCCCACTTGAGTTACCAGTTAGGATCATCTCATCTATGGAGCTACCAGAAGGGGCGTTGGTTTTCGATCCTTTTAGTGGAACAGGAACATCGCTAGTTGCCGCTAAACTACTTGGGTATTCATATTATGGCATAGACATCTCGCCGGATTATGTCGATTATACAAGAAAGCGGCTCAGAAGAAGCACACAGGAAGCACAGCAATGTAAACAAGAAGTAGCAAAACACTTTGTAAAAAAACCCTTTAAACGACGTAAGGAAGAGGGGCAAACGAAGTGGCCCTATCGAGATTTAAGCGAGGATGCTAAGTGAGTTAACTCAAGCCTCTCCTTTGGCGATGAAAAGCGGGGCGGGGGTAGCGGGCGAAGGGGGAAGGTGGGGAGACGAGGTGGCTCGGCTCCCCGCCCCTTTATAAGGCCAGGTGCAGGCGGATTCTGGCGTCCAGTTCGGTCATCAGCTCTTCAGGAACTTGCCCCAGGCGCTTGCCGATTCGGCTGACGGCAATGCAGGTGATGAGTTCCGTCTGGGCTTTGCTGTCCAGATTTAGACCGGTGCGCTCGGTGGGCAGCAGAAGCTGAAAGTCATATACGGTGTTCAGGTTGCTCGTGAGTGGAACCACCGTCAGGGCATCCGCTTTGGCGTTGGCGACATTGTTGGTGATGACCACAGCGGGGCGTTTGAAGTCCGGCTCACCAGCGCGGGCGGGGCCGAAATGGGTCAGAAAAATGTCGCCGCGCCGGATGAGTCCTACAGCCATTCGCTACCGTCGCTGGGTTCCAGTCCGTCGGTGTTGCCTTCCAGAAAGAGGGCGCGTTCGGGGTCGTTCTCACGGGCGAGTGCGGTGTATTGCTCGGCCAGTTCCCGTTCCCTGAGGGCTTGAACGGCTTTCACGAAGGCTTCGCTGCGGCTTTCCAGTCCGTGCGTTTGCTGGTAGGCCTTGATGTAACGGGCGATATCGGGCGGCAGGCTGATGGTCATGCGTTCGGCGTTCTGGTGAGTCATGCCCTCATACTAACATTCATACGTTCTGGCTTACGCGAATCGAATTCGGGCTCAAGCCTCTGCTTTGGCGGGGAAAAGCGGGGCGGGGTGGGGGAAAGCCGAATGGGCGTGGGCTGCACGACCTGCACACCCTATTCTTCTGCCTAACCTTGTAAAATTCAGGCATGACCACGACTCCTGCCTATCATTTGAAAATCCAGGCACAAGGGCGAGTTGTTGTCCCCACAGACGTTCGCGCTGACCTTGGTGTGCAGGAGGGCGACGAACTGATCCTGCTCAGGGACGAGCACGGCTACAGGCTGACCAGTCGGCGCCTGCTTGTTCTGGAACTTCAGGGCAGCCTCAGGAAAACGGGTGCGGCAGCCGAACGGGACCTGACTCAGGAGTTACTGGATGACCGCCGAGCAGAAGCCGCCAGCAAGGGCTGGTGAACGGTGCTGCTCGATGCCAGTGCCCTTCTGGCCTACTTGACCAATGAGCCAGGGACCGACGAAGTTCGCGCCGTCCTGCTGGAAGGCCCGTGTTGGATCAGCAGCGTGACCCTGACCGAAGCCGAGGGCAAACTGGTCGGGCGCGGCGACTTCACGCATGGGCAGGTTCAGGACAAGTACAGCGCCCTGCTTGCTCTGGTTCGGGAAGAGCCTTTTGATTCTGTTTGCCGGGCAAGAGCAGCGTTCTACTACGCCCGCAAGTCGGCCTACAACCTGAGCCTGGGAGACGCGGCCTGCCTGGGAACGGCGGAGGCGCTGGGCCTGGACGTGCTCACCGCCGAGCGGGGCTGGGCCAAGGTTCCCGATCTACCCTTCAAGGTGCATCTGATTCGGTAATCCTTCTCCTCGCCCCAGTGCGGGCCGCAGCCCCAGGCGGGGGTTGAGCGGGGCTGGGCAGGGTCGGGAACGGCTACGGCTGCCGATTTCCTCGTTTACTCCCCACAGTTCTACACATGTACTTGTGTAAGCATCGGCTATGGCGACGAACCTGCAAATTGATCCTGAGCTATTGGAACGTGCTCTCAAGATCGGCGGTCACCGTACCAAACGGGAGACGGTGAACGAGGCGCTAGCGGAGTACGTGCGCCACCGCGAACAGCTCAGGATTCTGGACCTGTTCGGAACGGTGGACCCGGCAGATATGGCGAGCGACGAGGAGATGCGGGCGCAGCGGAAGCGTTCATGAGGGTCAGGGGCTCGTGAGGGTGATCGTTGACAGCAACATCTGGTCAGAGGCGTTCAGAAAGCACACGGACGACCCCTCGCCAGAGTTACGGATGCTGACTGATCTGGTGCGCGAAGGCCGGGTCCAGATGCTCGGCTGTATCCGTCAGGAGGTCCTCCAGGGTCTGCGAGGGCAGGAGGTCTTTGAACGAATTCGCCAGAGCTTACGCGCACTCCCAGACCGGGAAGCGTCCTTTCTCGAATACGAGCTAGCGGCAGAGTTCTTCAACATCTGCCGGGGCAAGGGTATTCAGGGAAGCAGCACGGATTTTCTGATCGCGGCTTGCAGCGTGGCCTGGGGACTGCCCCTCTTGACGAAGGACAAGGATTTCGGGCGGTACGCCGAGCACATCCCACTGAGGCTGGTGCGGGTTTAGCCCCTGCTCTTGCCGCAGCATGGGCCGCAGCGACGAGCGGTGGAGATGGTCTGTCTGGGGTAGAGGAAAGGCGAGGCTACGGCTGCCACACCTGACCGGGCATGACCTGTTCAGCCACCGCTCGCAGCCGCAGATCGAAGGTCATGAACTGCACGCCCAGCGGGGAGACGGCCTGGGCAGCGGCGAGGTGAACGGCGTCGTAGGCCCGCAGGGCGTGGGCCTGGGAGAGATCGGCGGCGTCCTGCAACAGTTCCTCGTCCATGGCAACATGCTGGAAGGTCGGCCAATCGCTCCTGAATGCCTCAAGGGCCGTCTGGTACGCGCGACCGCTTAGCAGTTTCCGAGTCCGCCGCCCGGTGAAGGCCGAAACCATCTCCACGTGGGTGATGACGTGGCAGATCACGCCGTATGCCTGTTCCTTGAGGGCAATGACCTGTTCATAGTCCGGTTCGCGGGTGTAGAGGCGAAGCAGGGCGGAAGTGTCCAGGTAAAGCAGGCTCAAAGCGAAGGCCCCAGCAGATCGGGCAACAGGTCCTCGACAGGCGGATCGCTCACGGGGACGGGCTCGGCCAGCCCCTTGGGCTTCAGTCCCCAGGGTTCGCCCCCCAGCAGCCGCAGGGCGCGTTCACGGGCCGCCTGCTCGGCCTCGTCGGGCTCGTCCACGACTTGCAGGATGTCGCCCACATCGGCCTTGATTCCTAGGCGCCGCAGGCCCGTCACCAGGTCCACGAGCGTGCCTAGCTCGACCCGTTCTATGCGAGCCCGGAAGAGGGCGTTGACCGTAGCTGGGCGCATTCCAGCGGCCTCGGCCAGTTGCTTCTGGCTGATGTTGTGACGCCGCAGAAGCTCAGCGAGGCCGATGTGCATCTGTGCGGTCATGGTTCCCCCCTGGCGAAAGGGTAACACCTCTAAGAGTAAGGGGGAGGTAAAAGAATTCCAATAACCTCGGCCCGGAGCGCAGCGTCACGCACAGGGGGTGCGTCCTCCCCTACCCCAGCCCCGGCAGCAGCGTCACCACCGCCGCGATGGTGAGCACGCTTCCCAGGGTGCTCAAGGTGGCGATGCCGGCGACGGTGTCGGTGTCGGCGCCGTACTCGCGGGCGAGCAGCAGGGCGTTGACGGCGGTGGGCATGCTCGCCGAGAGGACGAGCACCTGCACGTTCAGCGCGCTCAGGCCCAGCCCGCGCCCGACGGCGTAGGCGATCAGGGGTCCCCCGATCAGCCGCGCCGCCGTGCCGAGCCACAGCGCACGGCTCAGCCGGGGCCAGCCGCCCGCGCCGAGGTGCAGCCCGAGCGCGAGCAGCACCATCGGCAACGTCGCCTGGGCGAGCAGCGACACCCCGCGCGTCAGGCCCTCGGGGAGCGTGACGCCGAGGAAACGCAGCACAATGGCGAGCACAGCCACCCAGATCGCCGGCAGCCGGACCATCCCGCGCAGGGCCGAGGCCGGATTCGAGCCCGCGCGCCCGAGGGTGTAGACGGCGGGGCCGAAGAGGTACATCCCGATAAAGGACGCGAGGAACAGCACCGTCGCCCGCTCGAAGCCCGCCTGCCCGAAGGCAAAGAGCGCGATGGGCAGGCCCATGTTGCCGCTGTTCCAGATGCCCACGCCCGCGCTCAGGCTGCGCCGCTCGGCGGCGGGGCGGCCCCAGCCGGCGAGCGCCCCGAGGCACAGGCACAGGATCAGGGTGAGCAGGTACGCCGCGCCGAGGTGCAGGGCTTCGGCGGCCTGCACGGGCGTTTTCAGGATCACGTCGAGGATCAGCGCGGGCGAGAGCAGATACAGCGTGAGGCGCGAGACGCTGGCCTGATCGATCGGAAAAC
Protein-coding regions in this window:
- a CDS encoding AEC family transporter, whose translation is MLQALSTVLLPVVLVAGLGALLASRFPIDQASVSRLTLYLLSPALILDVILKTPVQAAEALHLGAAYLLTLILCLCLGALAGWGRPAAERRSLSAGVGIWNSGNMGLPIALFAFGQAGFERATVLFLASFIGMYLFGPAVYTLGRAGSNPASALRGMVRLPAIWVAVLAIVLRFLGVTLPEGLTRGVSLLAQATLPMVLLALGLHLGAGGWPRLSRALWLGTAARLIGGPLIAYAVGRGLGLSALNVQVLVLSASMPTAVNALLLAREYGADTDTVAGIATLSTLGSVLTIAAVVTLLPGLG